One Drosophila kikkawai strain 14028-0561.14 chromosome 3L, DkikHiC1v2, whole genome shotgun sequence genomic window carries:
- the LOC108073900 gene encoding probable insulin-like peptide 2, which yields MCRILSIISMLAVLCLGCASAQYSYEKIRLCSDRLNDILMAVCEEFNGNTPQKRGLIGSDQDPLDPIQYVENTESHPLFRGRFHGGDGALNSLAPIRRLTRQGIVDRCCKNSCHYSVVGEYCSVARI from the exons ATGTGCAGGATTCTCTCCATTATCTCGATGCTCGCCGTGCTGTGCCTGGGTTGTGCCTCGGCGCAGTATTCGTATGAGAAGATAAGGCTGTGCAGCGACAGACTCAACGATATACTGATGGCGGTGTGCGAGGAATTCAATGGAAATACTCCACAAAAGCGAGGATTGA TTGGCAGCGACCAGGATCCCCTCGATCCCATCCAGTACGTGGAGAATACGGAATCGCATCCGCTCTTTAGGGGACGCTTTCATGGCGGAGATGGTGCCCTCAACTCCCTGGCACCCATTCGGCGGCTGACGCGGCAGGGAATTGTGGACAGATGCTGCAAGAATTCCTGTCATTATTCCGTAGTCGGGGAGTACTGCTCCGTTGCCCGCATCTAA
- the LOC108073763 gene encoding probable insulin-like peptide 2, with the protein MCRILSIISMLAVLFLAQASAQYSYTPHALCSDRLNDMLMMVCEEFNGNTPQKRGLIAGDLDLLDPVQYVEATESRPIFRGRFHGGDGALNSLAPIRRLTRQGIVDRCCKRSCSMEVLMEYCSVPRI; encoded by the exons ATGTGCAGAATACTCTCCATTATCTCCATGCTCGCCGTGCTGTTCCTGGCCCAGGCCTCGGCTCAGTACTCCTACACCCCACATGCCCTGTGCAGCGATAGACTCAACGATATGTTGATGATGGTGTGCGAGGAATTTAATGGAAACACTCCACAAAAGCGAGGATTGA TTGCCGGCGACCTGGATCTCCTCGATCCTGTCCAGTACGTGGAAGCCACGGAGTCGCGTCCAATCTTCAGGGGACGCTTCCATGGCGGAGATGGTGCCCTCAACTCCCTGGCTCCCATTCGGCGGCTGACGCGGCAGGGAATAGTGGACAGGTGCTGCAAGAGGAGCTGCTCTATGGAAGTCCTTATGGAGTACTGCTCCGTTCCCCGTATCTAA
- the LOC108073862 gene encoding uncharacterized protein, which produces MFLTKSSSARHSLLLLLLALCCLSSAFGAKITKKVVKVPTENGEKSEAESDAAAVADAAPAEEANDEDDEEDDDDDDDEEEEAAAASADKEAEATTATSGNHKNPNAVQASTDPTDLSVWGMVRTLWGWLRSDLSESLFGDDDDSDDGKPASGSSAVEGRTFGKIRRLQMALIPIIFKFGVLSAMVAFLVAIGMKSLFLLKVLVVMNAIAILGKFITLKSSLFGQYEHTAPSFNYPGWNPHAKESWGSTGVASGPGGHPPSKEIHLHIHGNAQTQAQLAGQGYQYESQTGGWASRSDPYGAYAPTGQFSTDVQQPEAGVVREGVPNTTDPMSLLPTKYRARTFIR; this is translated from the exons ATG TTTCTCACAAAGAGTTCAAGTGCGCGGcactcgctgctgctgcttctgctggccCTCTGCTGCCTGTCCAGTGCCTTTGGTGCCAAGATAACCAAGAAGGTGGTGAAGGTGCCCACGGAGAATGGGGAAAAATCAGAGGCGGAGTCGgatgcagctgctgttgctgatgcaGCCCCAGCTGAGGAGGCAAACGATGAAGATGACGAGgaggatgacgacgacgacgatgacgaggaggaggaggcggcggcggcttctGCAGACAAAGAGGCAGAAGCAACGACTGCGACTTCAGGCAACCACAAGAACCCCAATGCAGTCCAGGCCTCTACGGATCCCACAGATCTCAGTGTCTGGGGTATGGTGCGTACTCTTTGGGGCTGGCTGCGCAGCGATCTGAGTGAAAGCCTATTCGGCGACGATGACGACAGCGACGACGGAAAGCCAGCGTCCGGCAGCTCAGCTGTGG AAGGTCGTACCTTTGGCAAGATTCGTCGCCTGCAGATGGCTCTGATTCCCATCATCTTTAAGTTTGGAGTGCTCTCTGCCATGGTTGCCTTTTTGGTGGCCATTGGCATGAAGTCGCTGTTCCTGCTCAAGGTCCTGGTGGTGATGAATGCCATCGCCATTCTGGGCAAGTTCATCACCCTGAAGTCTAGTCTCTTTGGGCAGTACGAGCACACGGCGCCGTCGTTCAACTATCCCGGCTGGAACCCGCATGCCAAGGAGTCGTGGGGCAGCACTGGAGTTGCCAGCGGACCCGGTGGCCATCCGCCCAGCAAGGAGATTCACCTGCACATCCATGGCAATGCCCAGACCCAGGCTCAGCTGGCCGGTCAGGGCTACCAGTACGAGTCGCAGACCGGCGGTTGGGCCAGTCGTTCGGATCCCTACGGAGCCTACGCTCCCACGGGCCAGTTCTCGACGGATGTTCAGCAGCCGGAGGCTGGAGTGGTCCGAGAGGGTGTGCCCAACACCACGGATCCCATGTCCCTGCTGCCAACGAAATACCGAGCGAGGACCTTCATCCGATGA
- the LOC108073910 gene encoding uncharacterized protein, translating to MSHKTSFNLSLLLLAALLGLATAQYYPQYNPYYTPSPTFSSLNNYYYQTTPYPYYYSTYTTPSPYSNTQIRIWPYVIGQYLYPTYYNTNYYNPYASLSNSNWQSYYANVYQSNWGKK from the exons ATGTCACACAAAACCAGCTTCAACCTGTCTCTGCTCCTGCTTGCAGCTCTCCTGGGG CTTGCAACTGCCCAGTACTATCCACAGTACAATCCGTATTATACTCCGAGTCCTACGTTCTCcagtttaaacaattattacTACCAGACCACGCCGTATCCTTACTACTACAGCACGTATACGACCCCGAGTCCCTACAGCAACACCCAAATCCGTATCTGGCCTTATGTGATCGGCCAGTATCTATATCCCACTTACTATAACACCAACTACTATAATCCATATGCCTCGCTGAGCAACTCCAACTGGCAGAGCTACTATGCCAATGTCTATCAATCGAATTGGGGCAAAAAATga
- the ckd gene encoding uncharacterized protein ckd encodes MSNATTKMVYSYRILWLSGVLLGPLLLAAIAVQGQEPASPVFQNHKTKEWTNLDNITFSFDCKRRSVGFYADMEYNCQIFHMCDEEGNRIPHLCANETSFNQEYRICDWDYNFNCTESPKWFYLNELTYATDPPDEDDEDY; translated from the exons ATGTCCAACGCCACAACAAAAATGGTTTACAGTTATAGAATTTTATGGCTTTCCGGCGTTTTACTAG GTCCCCTTTTGCTGGCCGCCATTGCAGTCCAGGGCCAAGAGCCAGCCAGTCCAGTATTTCAAAATCACAAGACGAAGGAATGGACGAATTTAGATAACATTACATTCTCATTCGATTGCAAGCGGCGATCGGTGGGTTTCTACGCCGATATGGAGTACAATTGCCAG ATATTTCATATGTGCGATGAAGAAGGCAATCGGATTCCACATCTTTGCGCCAATGAGACGAGCTTTAATCAAGAGTACAGAATCTGTGATTGGGACTACAACTTCAACTGCACAGAGTCACCA AAATGGTTCTATCTGAATGAACTGACATACGCCACAGATCCGCCAGATGAGGACGACGAGGATTACTGA